A region from the Desmonostoc muscorum LEGE 12446 genome encodes:
- a CDS encoding CopG family transcriptional regulator, producing the protein MTNKKWEVKRLTVNLAFSEAQTLDEYCNTTGRPATDVIRELIKKLGASV; encoded by the coding sequence ATGACAAATAAAAAGTGGGAAGTAAAACGATTAACTGTCAATCTTGCTTTCTCTGAAGCACAAACTCTCGATGAGTATTGCAATACAACAGGTAGACCTGCAACGGATGTAATTCGGGAGTTAATTAAAAAATTAGGTGCGAGTGTATAA